From the genome of Nicotiana sylvestris chromosome 2, ASM39365v2, whole genome shotgun sequence, one region includes:
- the LOC138885390 gene encoding uncharacterized protein: protein MKIAAENPVRSAKDENLIDNLKQKVGEYSFDLNKAEGKLARARKQLAKIVEERARPVKQLKERYDNEVAGLKKRVVTIEDKMIKRAKEFKAKRKHCYTEMAQLERDLQQLQEQNQAAEQTLEARARQIGRLLQEKGVIRERVKKIADYITMKCSGCEDMTRSMFFAPVMTFVHRIMEISTTSKGI from the coding sequence atgaaaatagcggcagaaaatcccgtcagaagtgccaaagatgaaaatctCATAGATAACCTGAAGCAGAAAGTGGGTGAATATAGttttgatctgaacaaagcaGAAGGTAaactagccagggctcgaaagcaattggctaaaattgTGGAGGAACGAGCACGCCCggttaaacaattaaaagaaaggtacgacaatgaggttgcggggttaaagaaaagggtcgtcACCATTGAGGACAAAATGATCAAACGGGCGAAAGAATTCAAAGCTAAAAGAAAACATTGTTATACAGAAATGGCACAGTTGGaaagagatttgcaacaacttcaagaacaaaaTCAAGCAGCCGAACAAACTCTGGAAGCCAGGGCAcgacagattgggcgtttgttgcaagaaaagggtgtcataagagagagagtcaaaaagatcgccgactacatcacaATGAAGTGCAgtggttgtgaggatatgactagatctatgtttTTCGCCCCTGTGATGACCTTTGTCCACCGAATAATGGAAATCTCcaccacctccaaggggatttag